In Eupeodes corollae chromosome 3, idEupCoro1.1, whole genome shotgun sequence, a single genomic region encodes these proteins:
- the LOC129949701 gene encoding USP6 N-terminal-like protein isoform X3 encodes MINDEQKLLERAAEERERLFQRYSLGTDPSNEVDEWENPSLDIYHKTDKFGFMHDSPLPDIHDSQEVKRTKIELERDKKWMRMLTQWDPNNEKLRKRVFKGIPNRVRWLAWKKLLNVEDSIDKNPGTYSQMLAWARKYSTEARQIDSDVNRQFRDNEVYRKRYSVKQRSLFNLLNAYSIYNPELGYCQGMSGVAGVLLLFMDEEEAFWALNTLIIDKKYAMHGLFIEGFPKLTRFLEHHDRIMAKLMRKLHKHFVKHNVDAILYSIKWFFVIFVERIPFSLSIRVWDVYLLEGERVVTAMAYTILYLHQSELLKLKDMDAIIEYLQVKLHKNFGYNDDYVLEVLEHAMKKLKSYRLDTPPAPKPIEFPQNPLGQLIEPELEKKIGHRRSEYTENERQVISEVISRQEANAVEVQSTVSYETSECATGTSVASHGSSETFSIEDTNIHLKTANVLRSTPQRELLLA; translated from the exons ATGATAAACGATGAACAAAAACTGTTGGAGCGTGCTGCAGAGGAAAGAGAAAGACTTTTTCAACGCTATTCGCTAGGTACTGATCCCAGCAACGAAGTTGACGAATGGGAAAATCCAAGTTTAGACATCTATCATAAGACGGACAA ATTTGGTTTCATGCATGATTCTCCCTTACCTGACATACATGATTCTCAAGAAGTCAAACGAACTAAAATCGAACTTGAACGGGATAAAAAGTGGATGCGGATGCTAACACAATGGGACCCTAATAATGAAAAACTTCGAAAACGTGTATTTAAAGGAATTCCAAATAGAGTTAGATGGCTGGCTtggaaaaaacttttaaatgttgAAGATTCAATAGATAAAAACCCTGGTACATACTCTCAAATGCTGGCATGGGCTAGAAAATATTCTACCGAAGCTAGACAAATAGATTCCGATGTAAACCGGCAATTTAGAGATAACGAAGTTTATAGAAAACGCTACAGTGTAAAACAGcgtagtttatttaatttacttaacgCTTACAGTATATATAATCCCGAGCTGGGTTACTGTCAAGGCATGTCAGGTGTTGCTGGCGTTCTACTTCTCttcatggacgaagaagaagctTTTTGGGCATTAAACACACTTATTATCGATAAAAAGTATGCCATGCATGGACTATTTATTGAAGGTTTTCCAAAGCTTACACGGTTCCTTGAACATCACGATAGGATCATGGCCAAGTTAATGCGAAAGCTTCATAAGCATTTTGTGAAACATAATGTCGAtgcaattttatattcaataaaatggtTCTTCGTTATTTTTGTGGAGAGA aTTCCATTTAGTTTAAGTATAAGAGTTTGGGACGTATATCTTCTTGAAGGAGAACGTGTAGTTACTGCCATGGCTTATACTATTTTATATCTTCATCAGTCCGAGTTATTGAAATTAAAGGATATGGATGCTATAATAGAGTATTTGCAAGTAAAATTGCACAAAAATTTTGGATACAACGATGACTATGTACTGGAAGTGCTCGAACATGCTATGAAGAAGCTAAAGAGCTATAGACTAGATACACCGCCAGCGCCTAAACCTATAGAATTTCCCCAAAATCCGTTAGGCCAATTGATTGAACccgaattagaaaaaaaaatcggacATAGAAGATCAGAGTATACAGAGAACGAAAGACAAGTCATTAGCGAAGTGATATCTAG gCAAGAAGCAAATGCAGTTGAAGTACAATCGACGGTTTCTTATGAAACTTCTGAATGCGCTACAG
- the LOC129949684 gene encoding alpha-catulin → MSKISNIVHQRGDWQPGRCDHTIRVMCRIGQAVSLAVERFATVGESIAENNAEIRTDMHEACNEARSAGATIERLCETAADDPLKYPLPDDPLGDRSAMIHATRSLLGSVTRVLLLADIVLVKKLLLTKDKVAHSLGRLQSVGNFTEFVTAFSIFGAEMIELAHVTGKRQNDLKEERRRAQMSAARQVLERSTTLLFTSSKTCLRHLECPIAKENRDTVFCHMRSAIDLIHFVVKDSVNECMSLRYSPNRSHARVWEADTNTAHSAIMSFVRLLEICRLHYDKHHKNKCKTNTPSNTKQLPNQNITHSSRGGQVSNNALLCENIDCNNDYPLEQINSESSIFNSMFRQQLILALDRVVEKTQDFTDSAYTSHENREHILLLCNQCKLELNQCARIAINMEQYPETIHYDLDTSLDNIQAAVNDLSQQLNLTVLDLVTNFTTKIKIIIDIINSFKTIALKQELDRMQELADRFHDYCDYVLDVCKLLQHVALTETLKIQAKFTEINLRIYSPQVLNAAKILSAYPSCKISLDNLNVFIENWECIASDTIFISRQIIEMCHARTKFTRQDYTSSLPCPDKQGAVVKSLKPVKLDEKEEQKIIETQEKISTNEVGAEDDKWNSELEENNDIVKRAKNMSSMAFSMHQFTKGNGSLRTTQDLFTQAEYFAEEANRLYKVVRQFSYQVPAGQNKKELLDHLDKVPTYVQSLQFTVKDHTVGRAATFVKVDHVMRETKNLLNVINKVVTECLECANKYKLDFTGLTSRAGSGAIKDDDGGTGMMMDSKGSTNSTEGSM, encoded by the exons ATGTCGAAG ATTTCAAATATAGTTCATCAAAGAGGTGATTGGCAGCCTGGAAGATGCGATCATACAATTCGGGTTATGTGTCGCATCGGACAAGCAGTCAGCTTGGCTGTCGAACGTTTTGCAACAGTTGGCGAGTCTATAGCTGAAAACAATGCAGAGATAAGGACGGATATGCATGAGGCATGCAATGAAGCACGATCAGCAG GAGCTACCATAGAACGGCTTTGTGAAACTGCTGCAGACGACCCTCTTAAATATCCCTTACCTGATGACCCTTTGGGTGACCGAAGTGCGATGATCCATGCTACAAGATCACTTTTGGGTTCTGTAACAAGAGTTCTTCTCTTAGCTGATATTGTTCTTGTGAAAAAGCTTTTGCTGACCAAAGACAAAGTAGCGCATTCTCTCGGCAGACTTCAATCAGTGGGGAACTTTACTGAATTTGTGACAGCGTTTTCTATTTTCGGAGCTGAAATGATAGAACTGGCACATGTTACTGGAAAACGTCAAAATGATTTGAAAGAAGAACGTCGACGGGCACAAATGTCAGCAGCAAGACAGGTTTTAGAACGCTCAACAACTCTACtctttacttcttcgaaaacatGTCTAAGGCATTTGGAATGTCCAATTGCAAAAGAAAATCGTGATACCGTTTTTTGCCATATGCGAAGTGCTATCgatttaattcattttgttgttaaagatAGTGTCAACGAATGCATGTCCCTAAGATATTCACCGAACAGGTCACACGCAAGAGTCTGGGAGGCCGATACAAACACAGCGCATTCAGCAATAATGAGCTTCGTACGATTATTAGAAATTTGTAGACTACATTACGATAAACACCATAAAAATAAGTGTAAAACAAATACTCCAAGTAATACAAAGCAATTACCTAATCAAAATATAACCCACTCAAGCAGAGGTGGGCAAGTATCTAATAACGCTTTGCTTTGCGAAAACATAGACTGCAATAACGATTATCCCCTAGAACAAATAAATTCAGAATCATCGATATTCAATTCAATGTTTAGGCAACAACTAATATTGGCTTTGGATAGAGTtgtggaaaaaactcaagactttACCGATTCGGCATATACCAGCCATGAGAATCGAGAACATATATTACTTTTATGTAATCAATGTAAGTTAGAACTCAATCAATGTGCAAGGATTGCCATCAATATGGAACAGTATCCGGAGACTATACATTACGACTTAGATACCTCATTAGACAATATCCAAGCAGCGGTAAATGACCTCTCCCAGCAATTAAATTTAACAGTATTGGATTTAGTAactaattttacaacaaaaattaagattataATAGACATAATTAATAGCTTTAAGACAATAGCTTTAAAACAAGAGCTTGACCGCATGCAGGAATTGGCTGATCGATTTCATGATTATTGTGATTATGTGTTAGATGTTTGTAAATTGCTACAACATGTTGCACTTactgaaactttaaaaattcaggCTAAATTTACCGAAATTAATCTTCGCATCTATAGCCCACAAGTTTTGAATGCAGCTAAAATACTATCAGCTTATCCCTCGTGTAAGATTTCGTTagacaatttaaatgtttttatagaaaattgggAATGTATTGCGAGCGATACAATCTTCATATCCAgacaaataatagaaatgtgCCATGCAAGGACTAAATTTACTCGACAAGATTACACATCAAGTCTTCCGTGTCCAGAC aaacaaGGTGCTGTAGTAAAATCACTAAAACCGGTGAAGTTAGATGAAAAAgaggaacaaaaaataatagaaactcaggaaaaaatatcaacaaatgaaGTTGGTGCAGAAGACGACAAATGGAACAGTGAATTGGAGGAAAATAATGATATTGTAAAAAGAGCTAAAAATATGTCTTCAATGGCCTTTTCGATGCATCAATTTACGAAAGGTAATGGCAGTTTGCGCACCACACAGGATTTATTTACGCAAGCTGAATATTTTGCTGAGGAGGCGAACCGATTATACAAAGTTGTGCGACAATTTTCATATCAA GTTCCTGCtggacaaaataaaaaggagCTTCTTGATCATTTAGACAAAGTTCCAACGTATGTTCAATCACTACAATTTACTGTAAAGGATCACACAGTTGGTAGAGCTGCAACCTTCGTAAAAGTTGACCATGTAATgcgagaaacaaaaaatttacttaacgTGATAAATAAAGTAGTAACTGAGTGCTTAGAATGTGCCAATaag